From the genome of Triticum aestivum cultivar Chinese Spring chromosome 3B, IWGSC CS RefSeq v2.1, whole genome shotgun sequence, one region includes:
- the LOC123065490 gene encoding transcription factor WRKY19: MEERCALATELAQVLDTVRQLEAHMGVKGGADGGETCRTLVSSMRSSVDRSIHIAMSSCCVVLGAPESPPSAGGSPRSGGSDQAADSPCRGAHAAGQSKKRKTQPKWSTQVRVNSVEDVGPLDDGISWRKYGQKDILGAKYPRAYFRCTHRHTQGCYASKQVQRAHGDPLLFDVVYHGNHTCAQGKHYNSQRPQPVASGEHRQPQPAGGQERISVGLKTQGCAPGVAAPFSFPSKQAGADTGSDFQAGCATTAAPFMSPATSECKASTTESPMGDMEFMLQLADADFLDNSRYL; the protein is encoded by the exons ATGGAGGAGAGGTGCGCCCTGGCCACGGAGCTGGCGCAGGTGCTCGACACGGTGAGGCAGCTGGAGGCGCACATGGGCGTGAAGGGCGGCGCTGACGGAGGGGAGACGTGCCGGACGCTAGTGTCGAGCATGCGCTCCTCCGTCGACAGGTCCATCCACAtcgccatgtcgtcgtgctgcgTGGTCCTCGGAGCGCCGGAGTCGCCGCCGTCTGCCGGCGGGAGCCCCCGCAGCGGCGGCTCTGACCAGGCTGCCGACTCCCCTTGCCGCGGCGCTCATGCAGCTGGGCAGTCCAAGAAGAG GAAAACACAGCCCAAGTGGAGCACGCAGGTGAGGGTGAACTCCGTGGAGGACGTCGGCCCCCTCGACGACGGCATCAGCTGGAGGAAGTACGGTCAGAAGGACATCCTCGGAGCCAAGTACCCAAG GGCCTACTTCCGGTGCACCCACCGGCACACGCAGGGCTGCTACGCCAGCAAGCAGGTGCAACGTGCTCACGGCGACCCGCTGCTCTTCGACGTCGTGTACCACGGGAACCACACGTGCGCGCAGGGCAAGCACTACAACAGCCAGAGGCCACAGCCCGTAGCAAGCGGAGAGCACCGGCAGCCGCAGCCGGCAGGCGGACAGGAGCGGATCTCCGTGGGACTGAAGACCCAGGGCTGCGCGCCGGGCGTGGCGGCTCCGTTCTCGTTCCCCTCCAAACAAGCAGGCGCCGACACGGGCAGCGACTTCCAGGCCGGCTGTGCCACCACTGCAGCCCCTTTCATGTCGCCGGCGACGTCAGAGTGCAAGGCCTCCACGACGGAATCCCCGATGGGGGACATGGAGTTCATGCTCCAGCTGGCCGACGCCGATTTCCTCGATAACTCGCGCTATCTCTAA